The Petrotoga mobilis SJ95 genomic sequence ATCTTTTTGGGATCGATGTTGCTAATATAGTTTCAGGTGTCACTAAGATTAGCAATTTAAAGCTCAATGAGCGGCTAAACGAAAATGACATGAAATCTTTAGAAAAAGTAGAAACTATCAGAAAGATGCTTTTTGCTATGTCTGAGGATATAAGAGTCATAATCGTTAAATTGGCAGATAGATTACATAACATGAGAACTTTAGAATTCGTCGATAGAAAAAAGCAGATAGCCAAGGCCGACGAAACTTTAAAAATATACGCACCTATTGCCCATAGATTGGGTATCTATAAGATGAAGGAAGAGTTGGAAGATTTGTCTTTTCGGTATTTGTATCCTGAGACATATTTTGATCTAAAGACGAAAATCGAGGAAAAAATTAGACTTGGGCAAAATCGATTGAACGAATACGCGCAGATTATTAAACAAGAGCTTGATAATCAGAAAATTAAAGCGACGGTTGAAGGTCGCTCTAAGCATTTATATAGTATATGGGATAAGATGATTCGAAAAGGAAAAACTTTAGATGAAATATATGACTACATAGCTCTTAGGATAATTACTGAAGATCAGAATAAATGCTATGCTGTGTTGGGAATAATTCATTCTATTTGGTCCCCTGTTCCAGGTAGAATAAAAGATTACATTGCAACCCCTAAATTCAATGGTTATAAATCCCTGCATACCACCGTTATAACCCATAAAGGAGATCCTTTGGAAATTCAAATTCGAGATTGGGAAATGCATGAAGAAGCTGAATACGGCTTAGCTGCCCATTGGGTCTATAAAGAGGGTGTTAGTCAGGAAAAATTGAAATTTTTAACTGATCTTATGGAATTACATAGGTATATTGCTCAAAATGCTTTTGAATTGAAAGATATCGAAACGAATCTTCTTTCAAAAGAAACTTTTGTATTTACACCAAAGGGAGAAATAATCCATTTACCAAGAGGAGCAACACCTATTGATTTTGCTTTTGCTATTCATACTGAGGTTGGCAATCATTTTTCTGGAGCGAAAGTCAACGGTAAATTAGTCCCTATTTCATACAAATTACAGACTGGGGACATAGTAGAGATATTGATCAATAGGAATTTTCAAGGACCTAGTATTGATTGGTTAAAATATGCTCATTCTCCCAAGACTATATCAAAGATAAAAAAATATTACAGGCAAAAAAACGAAGTGGAGTTAATAGAAAGAGGCAAAGACAAGTTTAGAGAGCTGTCTAAAAAACTTAATTTTTCTATGGATGAAATTCTCGAGAAATTGAAAGAAATAGGATTTTATATTAAATACAATATAAAAAGTGACGACGAATTTTTCATTAAGTTATCTTTAGAAGATATCAGTATTAATACTATTAGAAATATTTTTACCCTCAATGAAAAAGAAGAGGAAACAATCACTACGGTCGAAAAAACTAATTCAAGTAGGAAAGGGATCTCCGTTCTTGTTGATGGTGAAGAAGGAGTCGAAAGTTATTTTGCTAAATGTTGTATGCCTGTTCCAGGTGATGAAATTATTGGTGTGATAACCCGTAGAGGCATCGGCATACATAGAAAAGATTGTAATAATATTCAGGATATTGATGATAGTAAGAAGGTAAATGTTGAGTGGAACGAACTCAATCAAAACAAATTTTCTACGGTATTAATGATTGATGTGGAAAGTAAAAATGTCTTAAATAACGTTAGAAATGTTATAAATAATGAAGGGGGACATATTGAAAAATTCGAAATGACAAATAATTCTAATTATCTTAATATTAGGATATATTTAGCTGTTCAGAATTTAAAGCATCTGAGTCTTTTGAGTAATAAATTGAAAAATTCTAAAGGTGTTTATTCTGTTAGGAGGGTATAATTTGAGGGCAGTGGTTCAAAGAGTATCACAAGCTTCCGTAACCATTTCTGATAACATTGTTGCTCAAATAGAAAAAGGTCTCCTGGTTTTCTTGGGCATTTCGAAAATTGATCAAGTATCAGATATTAGTTGGATGGCTGATAAGATTGTAAATCTTAGAATTTTTGAAGATGATCAAAATAAAATGAATAGATCTTTATTAGATATTATGGGGGATATGATCGTTGTCTCTCAATTCACTTTATATGGTGATTGTAGAAAAGGAAGGAGACCATCCTTCACTGATTCGGCAACTCCTGAGAAAGCTAAAGTTCTTTACGATAATTTTCTTTCCTATCTTAAAGAAAAATACCCTATAAACGTTCAACAAGGTGAGTTTCAAGCTCATATGAAAGTAAATATTGTCAACGATGGTCCAGTGACTTTACTTTTAGATTCTCAAAAGTTGTTTTGAATTTAACAAATATCTTTGATTGGAGGGATTTTATGAAAGAGTTAGAAGTTACCGTTTTTGTCTACAACGAAGATCCTTTTGAAGCACACATTTCATCGGAAGGTGTAGAATCAGGAGTTAATCAATCTAATGTGCATAAAATATATTTAGGTTATGAAAAACCTCAAAAAGGAGTCGTTGTTAAATTCAAACTACCTAACGGCGAGAAAAAATACATTAGGGGTGAATAGATGATTCTATTTCATTTGGAAAGAGTTAGTGAGAATACTTTCTAATTCATTTAAGAAGGGAGAAATGTTTTAGGTTGTGAAATAATTGTAGTATGCAATACACACTTGAGAATAATTAAAAAACGCGACGAACGAAAGAAAACACTTTAAGAGGGTTAAAGGAAAATAAGGAAAGAAAAAACTAAAATATTGGATAATTGCACAAAGGTAACTCAGAAAATAACCATTCAATTAGAGTACCTTTCTTGTAAGCTTCCTTGGAGTATGGAAGAAATTTTTTGATATATTTAAGAGCCTTAAAAACAATAACTTAGTTCAAATAAAAAGAACTAAACTCCTTGTTCTAATCGATCATATCGATTAGAACAAGGAATATTTAAATTCAGAAGGTTCTTTCATATAATCAGAGTAGACGAAATCGAAGTAGAGTAGATAAGAGTTACCGTATAATTACATTTGTACGATCTCCTTTTTCGGCGATTTTTTAAAATCGAAAGATGAGGGTTGGATAAGAAAAAACTTGATAGGCCTGGTTTATAACCGATCTCATCTAGCTTCATTTTCGTGTATTGAACGTTAAAAGACAGTTTGACTGGCGGTAGGGAGGAAGAAATTATGTTCAAGATTATTATAAAGCTTATTGGAATCAGATGGCCTATTTTTATTACACTAATTTTATCTATCCATAAAAGAAATAAAAGGCTCAAAGCATTGGATAAGCTTGTGTGGAAAAAATCATCTTTGCTTAAGCCGGAAGAAATGTTGAAAGAGCGTCCATTTGATCCATACTATTATCAAAGAGAAGAAGACAAAATGATTAGTGAAAGTTTGAATATTAAGGAAAATATACTCATAAAGGGACCTCCATTAAGTGGTAAAACTAGAGCAGCCTATCAAGCTCTGATTAATTTAAAGGCTCCATATAGTGTAATAATCGCAGGATGCAATGGCATAGACAAGGAGATCTCACTCCCCCACTCTCTAGCGTTTTGGAGACCAAAAATTCTGTTTATTGATGATTTGCATAGATTTGTAGATCAAGAAAATTTTGAGCATTTTTTTAGAATCTCAAAAAAGAACAATGTGTTTATTATTGCTACTTGTCGCTCAGGATTAGAAGAAAAAAAAGTAAAACAGAAGATGCTAAGTAAGAATATAAATTCAGAAACTATATTCGAGAGGGAGATAGAGCTTAACAAAATACCAACGGCGGAAGGGAAAAAGATTGCCTCTGAAGTTAATAAAAAGTGGGAGGAAATTAAATTTGATGGAACTATAGGATCTATTTTCATGCCTTTGGATAAGTTGGAAAAAAGATTTGAAACTTTTGAATCAGTTGAGAAGAATATTTTAAAAGCGCTAAAAAAGCTATACATATGTGGATGTTATAAAGGAAACTTGCTCTTTCCTCTAGAATGGGTGAAAATCGTCTCTAAAAAAGATGGTTTAAAAATAAAAGATTTTGAATGGACTGATCATATCAAGACTCTAGAAGAGAAAGGATTCGTTAAATTAATAAAAGATAATCAAATTTGGGTTGACGAGGCATATTTAGACTATGTAATTAAACTAGAAACAACAATAACAGAATTAAACGTATTTGAAATTATGGTCTCAGCTTTTTCAAAGGTTCCTGACGTATTATTTAAAATTAAAAACAGAGCACAGGAATTAGCTGATATTCAATTAGAAGAAGAAAAATCAAAGTATTTGAAAGTAGTAATCAAAACCTACAAAGAAACTCTTAAAGAATATACTCTTGAGCATTTTCCAGAAGAGTATGCAATGGTGCAGAAAAATCTTGGTGATACATACACCAAACTTGCTAAAATAGAAGCAACATCAGAGAATGGGGAGAATGCAATCAAAGCCTACGAAGAAACCCTTAAGGTGTATACTCTTGAGCGATTCCCAATAGATTATGCAATAGTACAAAAAAATCTTGGTGATGCATATACCAAGCTTGCCGGGCTTGAAAAGGCATCAGAGAATTGTAAGAATTCAATCAAATCCTACAAAAAAACCCTTAAGGTGTATACTCTTGAGCGATTCCCAATAGATTATGCAATAGTACAAAAAAACCTTGGCGATGCATACACCAGATTGGCAAAAACTGAAACGACATCAGAGAATTGCAAGAATGCAGTTAAAGCCTACGAAGAAGCACTTAAAGTGTATACTCTTGAGCGATTTCCAGAAGACTATGAAATGATTCAAATAAATCTTGTAGATGCATACACTAAGCTTGCTGGGGTAGAGGCAACAAAAGGGGATTGGGAGAATGTAATAAAAGCTTACGAGGAAGCTCTTAAAGTTCGGATTCTTAAACGGTTTCCAGAAGATTATGCAATCACACAAAAAAATCTTGTGGATGCATACATTAAGCTTGCTAAAATAGAAACAACATCAAGGAAATGGAAAAATGCAATCAAAACTTATGAAGGAGCCCTGAAAGTTGGGATTCTTGAGCAATTTCCTGAAAAGTATGCAATCACACAAAAAAATCTTGTGAATGCATACACTAGACTGGCAAAAGCTGAAACGACTTCAGAGAATTGCAAGAATGCAGTCAAAGCCTGCGAAGAAGCACTGAAGGTTGAAATTTTAGAGCGATTCCCAGAAGAGTATGAAATGATTCAAATAAATCTTGTGGATTCATACACCAAGCTTGCTGAGGTAGAGGCGACAAAAGGGAATTGGGAGAATGCAATAAAAGCCTACGAGGAAGCGCTAAAAGTTGGGATTCTTGAGCAATTTCCTGAAAAGTATGCAATCACACAAAAAAATCTTGTGGATGCATACACTAGGCTGGCAAAAATTGAAGCGATATCAGGGAATTCCAAGAATGCAATAAAAGCCTACGAGGAAGCGCTAAAAGTTGGGGTTCTTGAGCAATTTCCTGAAGAGTATGCAATCACACAAAAAAATCTTGGGGATGCTTACGCCAGACTTGGATGGGTTGATGCGACATCAGAGAATTGCAAGAATGCTATCAAAGCCTATGAAGAAGCAATGAAGGTTGGGAGTCTTAAAGGAGACACGGGGGAGTATGCAATCACACAAAAAAATCTTGTGGATGCATACACCAGCCTTGCTAAAATTGAAAAGGCATCAGAGGATTGGAAGAAAGCAATCAAAGCTTATGAAGACGCACTGAAAGTTGGGATTCTTGAGCGATTCCCAGAAGAGTATGCAATGGTGCAAAAAAACCTTGGAGATGTGTACAACAACCTTGTTAAAATAGAAAAGACACCAGAGAATTGGGAAAGAGAAATCAAAGCCTATGAAGGAGCATTGAAAGTTGGGAGTCTTAAGCTATCTTCGCTAGAATATGCAATGATTCAAAAAAACCTAGGGGATGCATACTCCCAACTGGCTAAACTACGAACGACATCAAGGAATTGGGAGAATGCAATCAAAGCCTATGAAGAAGCTCTGAAAGTTGGGATTCTTGAGCGATTCCCAGAAGAGTATGCAATGGTGCAAAAAAACCTTGGAGATGTGTACAACAACCTTGTTAAAATAGAAAAGACACCAGAGAATTGGGAAAGAGAAATCAAAGCCTATGAAGGAGCATTGAAAGTTGGGATTCTTAAGCTATCTTCGCAAGAGTATGCAATGATTCAAAAAAACCTAGGGGATGCATACTCCCAACTGGCTAAACTACGAACGACATCAAGGAATTGGGAGAATGCAATCAAAGCCTATGAAGAAGCTCTGAAAGTTCGAATTCTTAAACGGTTTCCAGAAGATTATGCAATGGTTCAAAAAGGTCTTGTGGATGCATACATTAAGCTTGCTAAAATAGAAACATCATCAAGGAATTGGAAAAATGCAATCAAAGATTATGAAGAAGCGCTGAAAGTTGGGATTCTTGAGCGATTCCCGGAGGAATATGCAATGGTTCAAAAAAACCTAGGGGAAGCATACAACAACCTTGTTAAAATAGAAAAGACACCAGAGAATTGGGAGAGAGAAATCAGAGCCTATGAAGAAGCATTGAAGGTTGGGATTCTTGAGCGATCTTCAGAAGAGTATGCAATGGTTCAAAAAAACCTAGGGGATGCATACATCAAGCTTGCTGGAGTAAAGGCAACAAAAGGGAATTGGGGGGCGGCAATAAAAGCCTATGAAGGAGCCTTGAGAGTTGGGATTCCTGAGCTATCGCCGGAAGAGTATGCAATCACACAAAAAAATCTTGGGGATGTATACTTCCAACTGGCTAAACTACAAACGACATCAGAAAATTGGAAGAAAGCAATCAGAGTCTATGAAGGAGTTTTGAAAGATGGGATTCTTGAGCGATTCCCGGAAGAATATGCAATCACACAAAAAAATCTTGTGGATGCATTCACCAGCCTTGCTAAAATTGAAAAGGCATCAGAGGATTGGAAGAATGCAATCAAAGCCTATGAAGACGCACTGAAAGTTGGGATTCTTGAACGATTCCCAGAAGAGTATGCAATGGTGCAAAAAAACCTTGGAGATGTGTACAACAACCTTGTTAAAATAGAAAAGACACCAGAGAATTGGGAAAGAGAAATCAAAGCCTATGAAGGAGCATTGAAAGTTGGGAGTCTTAAGCTATCTTCGCTAGAATATGCAATGATTCAAAAAAACCTAGGGGATGCATACTCCCAACTGGCTAAACTACGAACGACATCAAGGAATTGGGAGAATGCAATCAAAGCCTATGAAGAAGCTCTGAAAGTTGGGATTCTTGAGCGATTCCCAGAAGAGTATGCAATGGTGCAAAAAAACCTTGGAGATGTGTACAACAGCCTTGCTAAAATAGAAAAGACATCAGAAAATTGGGAGAATGCAATCGAAGCCTATGAAGGAGCCTTGAAAGTTGAGAGTCTTAAGCGATCTTCGCGGTGGTATGCCAAAGCGCAAAAAAGTCTTGTAGATGCCTATATCAAACTAGCTGAGGTAGAGGTAACAAAAGGGAATTGGGGGAATGCAGTCAAAGCCTATGAAGGAACCTTGAGGGTTGAGATTCTTAAGCTATATTCGGAAGAATATACAATGGTTCAAAAAGGTCTTGTGGATGTCTATATCAAACTAGCTGAGGTAGAGGTAACAAAAGGGAATTGGGGGAATGCAGTCAAAGCCTATGAAGGAGCCTTGAAAGTTGGTATTCTTGAGGGATCGCCGGAAAAGTATGCAAAGGTTCAAAAAGGGCTTGTGGATGTCTATATCAAACTAGCTGAGGTAGAGGTAACAAAAGGGAATTGGGGGAATGCAGTCAAAGCCTATGAAGGAGCCTTGAAAGTTGGTATTCTTGAGGGATCGCCGGAAGAGTATGCAAAGGTTCAAAAAGGTCTTGTGGATGTCTATATCAAACTAGCTGAGGTAGAGGTAACAAAAGGGAATTGGGGGAATGCAGTCAAAGCCTATGAAGGAGCCTTGAAAGTTGGTATTCTTGAGGGATCGCCGGAAGAGTATGCAATGGTTCAAAAAGGTCTTGTGGATGTCTATATCAAACTTGCTGAGGTAAAGGCAACAAAAGGGAATTGGAGGGCGGCAATAAAAGCCTATGAAGGAGCCTTGAAAGTTGGTATTCTTGAGCTATCGCCGGAAGAGTATGCAATCACAAAAAAAAATCTTGGGGATGCGTACATCAAACTTGTCGACGTTGAAACGACATCAGAGAATTGTGAGAAGGCAATTAAAGCCTATGAGGAAGCACTTAAGGTGTATATTCCTCAACGGTACTCAAGTGATTACGCAATGGTTAAAAAAAACCTAGGGGATGCATACTCCCAACTGGCAAAACTACAAATGACATCAGGGAATTGGTGGAATGCAATCAAAGCTTATGAAGAAGCACTTAAGGTGTATATTCCTCAACGGGACTCAAGAGATTACGCAATGGTTAAAAAAAACCTAGGGGATGCATACTCCCAACTGGCAAAACTACAAATGACATCAGGGAATTG encodes the following:
- a CDS encoding RelA/SpoT family protein, with the translated sequence MLIESKSYEKEVEKLLNVKLTKKEKERIKIAYELAETSHSGQFRDSGEEFFEHPKSVGLILAGLKMDVDTIIAGLLHDVVEDCGVSIDKIKDLFGIDVANIVSGVTKISNLKLNERLNENDMKSLEKVETIRKMLFAMSEDIRVIIVKLADRLHNMRTLEFVDRKKQIAKADETLKIYAPIAHRLGIYKMKEELEDLSFRYLYPETYFDLKTKIEEKIRLGQNRLNEYAQIIKQELDNQKIKATVEGRSKHLYSIWDKMIRKGKTLDEIYDYIALRIITEDQNKCYAVLGIIHSIWSPVPGRIKDYIATPKFNGYKSLHTTVITHKGDPLEIQIRDWEMHEEAEYGLAAHWVYKEGVSQEKLKFLTDLMELHRYIAQNAFELKDIETNLLSKETFVFTPKGEIIHLPRGATPIDFAFAIHTEVGNHFSGAKVNGKLVPISYKLQTGDIVEILINRNFQGPSIDWLKYAHSPKTISKIKKYYRQKNEVELIERGKDKFRELSKKLNFSMDEILEKLKEIGFYIKYNIKSDDEFFIKLSLEDISINTIRNIFTLNEKEEETITTVEKTNSSRKGISVLVDGEEGVESYFAKCCMPVPGDEIIGVITRRGIGIHRKDCNNIQDIDDSKKVNVEWNELNQNKFSTVLMIDVESKNVLNNVRNVINNEGGHIEKFEMTNNSNYLNIRIYLAVQNLKHLSLLSNKLKNSKGVYSVRRV
- the dtd gene encoding D-aminoacyl-tRNA deacylase encodes the protein MRAVVQRVSQASVTISDNIVAQIEKGLLVFLGISKIDQVSDISWMADKIVNLRIFEDDQNKMNRSLLDIMGDMIVVSQFTLYGDCRKGRRPSFTDSATPEKAKVLYDNFLSYLKEKYPINVQQGEFQAHMKVNIVNDGPVTLLLDSQKLF
- a CDS encoding tetratricopeptide repeat protein, with amino-acid sequence MFKIIIKLIGIRWPIFITLILSIHKRNKRLKALDKLVWKKSSLLKPEEMLKERPFDPYYYQREEDKMISESLNIKENILIKGPPLSGKTRAAYQALINLKAPYSVIIAGCNGIDKEISLPHSLAFWRPKILFIDDLHRFVDQENFEHFFRISKKNNVFIIATCRSGLEEKKVKQKMLSKNINSETIFEREIELNKIPTAEGKKIASEVNKKWEEIKFDGTIGSIFMPLDKLEKRFETFESVEKNILKALKKLYICGCYKGNLLFPLEWVKIVSKKDGLKIKDFEWTDHIKTLEEKGFVKLIKDNQIWVDEAYLDYVIKLETTITELNVFEIMVSAFSKVPDVLFKIKNRAQELADIQLEEEKSKYLKVVIKTYKETLKEYTLEHFPEEYAMVQKNLGDTYTKLAKIEATSENGENAIKAYEETLKVYTLERFPIDYAIVQKNLGDAYTKLAGLEKASENCKNSIKSYKKTLKVYTLERFPIDYAIVQKNLGDAYTRLAKTETTSENCKNAVKAYEEALKVYTLERFPEDYEMIQINLVDAYTKLAGVEATKGDWENVIKAYEEALKVRILKRFPEDYAITQKNLVDAYIKLAKIETTSRKWKNAIKTYEGALKVGILEQFPEKYAITQKNLVNAYTRLAKAETTSENCKNAVKACEEALKVEILERFPEEYEMIQINLVDSYTKLAEVEATKGNWENAIKAYEEALKVGILEQFPEKYAITQKNLVDAYTRLAKIEAISGNSKNAIKAYEEALKVGVLEQFPEEYAITQKNLGDAYARLGWVDATSENCKNAIKAYEEAMKVGSLKGDTGEYAITQKNLVDAYTSLAKIEKASEDWKKAIKAYEDALKVGILERFPEEYAMVQKNLGDVYNNLVKIEKTPENWEREIKAYEGALKVGSLKLSSLEYAMIQKNLGDAYSQLAKLRTTSRNWENAIKAYEEALKVGILERFPEEYAMVQKNLGDVYNNLVKIEKTPENWEREIKAYEGALKVGILKLSSQEYAMIQKNLGDAYSQLAKLRTTSRNWENAIKAYEEALKVRILKRFPEDYAMVQKGLVDAYIKLAKIETSSRNWKNAIKDYEEALKVGILERFPEEYAMVQKNLGEAYNNLVKIEKTPENWEREIRAYEEALKVGILERSSEEYAMVQKNLGDAYIKLAGVKATKGNWGAAIKAYEGALRVGIPELSPEEYAITQKNLGDVYFQLAKLQTTSENWKKAIRVYEGVLKDGILERFPEEYAITQKNLVDAFTSLAKIEKASEDWKNAIKAYEDALKVGILERFPEEYAMVQKNLGDVYNNLVKIEKTPENWEREIKAYEGALKVGSLKLSSLEYAMIQKNLGDAYSQLAKLRTTSRNWENAIKAYEEALKVGILERFPEEYAMVQKNLGDVYNSLAKIEKTSENWENAIEAYEGALKVESLKRSSRWYAKAQKSLVDAYIKLAEVEVTKGNWGNAVKAYEGTLRVEILKLYSEEYTMVQKGLVDVYIKLAEVEVTKGNWGNAVKAYEGALKVGILEGSPEKYAKVQKGLVDVYIKLAEVEVTKGNWGNAVKAYEGALKVGILEGSPEEYAKVQKGLVDVYIKLAEVEVTKGNWGNAVKAYEGALKVGILEGSPEEYAMVQKGLVDVYIKLAEVKATKGNWRAAIKAYEGALKVGILELSPEEYAITKKNLGDAYIKLVDVETTSENCEKAIKAYEEALKVYIPQRYSSDYAMVKKNLGDAYSQLAKLQMTSGNWWNAIKAYEEALKVYIPQRDSRDYAMVKKNLGDAYSQLAKLQMTSGNWWNAIKAYEEALKVYIPQRDSRDYAIVQKNLGDAYIKLADVETTSENFENAIKAYEEALKVYTPQQYQGDYATVKENLGDAYSQLAKLEAASENWKNALKAYKEALKIFKEEKFPWEIIDLIESKISKVQEILYEK